A part of Aegilops tauschii subsp. strangulata cultivar AL8/78 chromosome 2, Aet v6.0, whole genome shotgun sequence genomic DNA contains:
- the LOC109759955 gene encoding uncharacterized protein, whose protein sequence is MSVQDPTPPPLPAAARPKRTSSAPIRPSDYAHSPAHHCIALRDAAGLSAILAGLPPLAHPSRILSAADAAREARLSASVSAALDRRDVPGGDTALHLTVRLRLPSLASALAAAGADPTLQNHAGWTPLQEALCLGCKDIAAFLLRAHRLAAWAKLRRRAPALSAALRRVQDFYLEVDFHFESSVVPLLSRAAPSDTYRIWKRGANLRADTTLAGFDGLRIRRADHSFLFFGEETEAGGRRLPPGSLLVLHRGKREVHDAFAAAAAAGDEDAAISDAAAYRPGLNITSARLVPRTTWLRKEKTESVGEWKARVFDVHNIVFSFRTLKAASTGRKDLTFELAGEDDEEFLPLEIRDDDEDGDFLVADIPPPPPRRSCYVPGRRSVAGPPSHMGTPQRRRNSVDVPRRLPTCASVGRGEDGVFSRNATTGGAKWKEEETVKTLRPTVWLTEDFPLSVDEFLPLLDILATRVRAVHRLRELLTTKFPTGTFPVKVAIPVVPTVRVVITFNKFVPLVEPEEFFTPMSSPSLLASPGPGSIMPKPDTHKSSYLRWTSKNSRAKPVNLSQVADNTDPFTIPSDYTWVNLGSTKTQDKKSSKTSKKGKSKET, encoded by the exons ATGTCAGTTCAGGACCCAACCCCCCCGCCCCTCCCCGCCGCGGCGCGACCCAAGCGCACGTCCTCCGCGCCGATCCGCCCCTCCGACTACGCGCACAGCCCGGCGCACCACTGCATCGCGCTGCGGGACGCCGCCGGCCTCTCCGCCATCCTCGCCGGCCTCCCGCCCCTCGCCCACCCCTCGCGCATCCTctccgccgccgacgccgcgcgCGAGGCCCGCCTCTCGGCCTCCGTCTCCGCCGCGCTCGACCGCCGCGACGTGCCAGGCGGGGACACCGCGCTCCACCTCACCGTGCGCCTCAGGCTCCCCTCCCTCGCCtccgcgctcgccgccgccggcgccgaccCCACGCTCCAGAACCACGCCGGGTGGACGCCGCTCCAGGAGGCGCTCTGCCTGGGGTGCAAGGACATCGCGGCCTTCCTCCTCCGCGCCCACCGGCTGGCGGCCTGGGCCAAGCTCCGCCGCCGGGCGCCCGCGCTCTCCGCCGCGCTGCGCCGGGTCCAGGACTTCTACCTCGAGGTGGATTTCCACTTCGAGAGCTCCGTCGTGCCGCTCCTCTCGCGCGCCGCGCCGTCGGACACCTACCGGATATGGAAGCGCGGCGCCAACCTGCGTGCGGACACCACCCTCGCCGGCTTCGACGGTCTCCGCATTCGGCGGGCTGACCACTCTTTCCTCTTTTTCGGCGAGGAGACTGAGGCCGGCGGCCGCCGCCTCCCCCCGGGATCGCTCCTTGTACTCCACCGCGGCAAGCGCGAGGTGCATGACGCGttcgcggccgccgccgccgccggggacGAGGATGCGGCCATCTCCGACGCGGCCGCCTACCGGCCGGGGCTCAACATCACCTCCGCGAGGCTCGTCCCGAGGACCACGTGGCTGCGCAAGGAGAAGACGGAGAGCGTTGGGGAGTGGAAGGCGCGGGTGTTCGACGTCCACAACATCGTCTTCTCCTTCCGCACGCTCAAGGCAGCCAGTACCGGTCGCAAGGATTTGACCTTCGAGCTTGCCGGAGAAGACGACGAGGAGTTCTTGCCGCTGGAGATCCGGGATGACGACGAGGACGGCGATTTCTTAGTCGCCGACATCCCCCCGCCCCCGCCACGGCGCAGCTGCTACGTACCTGGCCGGCGCAGCGTGGCAGGACCACCCTCGCATATGGGGACGCCGCAGAGGAGGAGGAACAGCGTGGACGTGCCGCGACGGCTGCCAACCTGTGCATCGGTGGGCCGCGGCGAGGATGGCGTGTTCAGCCGGAACGCGACGACCGGGGGAGCGaagtggaaggaggaggagaccgTGAAGACACTGCGGCCCACCGTGTGGCTCACAGAGGACTTCCCGCTGAGCGTCGACGAGTTCTTGCCCCTGCTTGACATCTTGGCTACCCGTGTGCGCGCCGTCCACCGCCTCCGCGAGCTGCTCACCACCAAGTTCCCGACTGGGACATTTCCTGTGAAG GTTGCGATCCCTGTTGTTCCGACTGTGAGGGTAGTCATCACCTTCAACAAGTTTGTTCCCCTGGTAGAGCCAGAGGAGTTCTTCACGCCGATGTCGAGCCCCAGCCTGCTGGCGAGCCCAGGTCCGGGGTCCATCATGCCTAAGCCAGACACCCACAAGAGCTCGTATCTCAGGTGGACATCCAAGAACTCGAGAGCAAAGCCAGTGAACCTGTCGCAGGTCGCGGACAACACCGACCCCTTCACCATCCCCAGCGACTACACCTGGGTAAACCTAGGTTCCACCAAGACCCAGGACAAGAAGTCATCCAAGACCAGTAAAAAGGGCAAGAGCAAAGAGACCTAA